Proteins from one Cryptomeria japonica chromosome 4, Sugi_1.0, whole genome shotgun sequence genomic window:
- the LOC131078721 gene encoding uncharacterized protein LOC131078721 has protein sequence MESINRKPGRLGTAKSSHMISKLNSVSSGTTSSTRIIPTIRIVQIFAPQVFETDAANFRALVQKLTGYKTEPKKLNRTVCTKKSDSVQFKKPIVQTQSAESHSHASTVIDELFSPNQVVENEYHVMAPLAGTERDSLEEDGVQVCDNFSELFGGLEELNLFGSLRDSGSLLPEFPMIYPATMEQIDYHSSFFKGVNPSGFSLFNQ, from the coding sequence ATGGAGTCTATCAATAGGAAACCAGGCAGGCTTGGAACTGCCAAGTCTTCTCATATGATATCTAAACTCAACTCTGTCTCCAGTGGAACGACATCAAGCACGAGAATCATCCCGACCATTCGAATTGTTCAAATTTTTGCTCCACAGGTTTTCGAAACTGATGCGGCCAATTTCCGTGCACTAGTTCAGAAGCTCACTGGATACAAAACAGAACCCAAGAAGCTGAACCGTACAGTCTGCACAAAGAAGAGTGATTCTGTTCAGTTCAAGAAGCCTATAGTCCAAACTCAATCTGCAGAGAGTCATTCCCACGCCTCAACGGTTATTGATGAGCTTTTTTCTCCAAATCAGGTTGTGGAAAACGAATACCATGTAATGGCTCCTCTTGCAGGAACTGAGAGGGATTCATTGGAGGAAGATGGTGTGCAAGTGTGTGATAATTTTTCTGAGCTTTTTGGCGGATTAGAAGAGCTGAATTTGTTCGGCAGCCTCCGCGATTCAGGGTCACTGCTACCTGAATTTCCCATGATTTATCCTGCGACGATGGAACAGATTGATTATCACAGTAGCTTTTTTAAGGGTGTGAACCCTAGCGGGTTTAGTCTTTTTAATCAATAA